A single genomic interval of Candidatus Gracilibacteria bacterium harbors:
- a CDS encoding ATP-binding cassette domain-containing protein has translation MRFENILISYGERTILRDISLSIEPGEFVFLIGTSGSGKTSFIRSIIGVISPNQGDIFTDVGKNLKSLKNRELLTYRRSIGVIFQDFKLLQKKTVRENVAFAMEVCGYDDNTIQKRVPEVLSQVGLLQKKDKFIESLSGGELQRTAIARALIHNPDIIIGDEPTGNLDPKNAEEIITLLKQLNEEGKTVIIATHDDRLVDKMQKRVITFKDGVLFSDEKPGTYNL, from the coding sequence ATGCGATTCGAAAATATCCTCATCTCCTATGGCGAACGAACTATCCTGAGAGATATTTCACTTTCGATAGAGCCTGGGGAATTTGTCTTCCTCATTGGAACGTCTGGAAGCGGAAAAACGAGTTTTATCCGATCTATTATCGGTGTTATTTCTCCCAACCAATGAGATATATTCACTGATGTATGAAAAAATCTCAAAAGTCTCAAAAATCGTGAACTTCTCACCTATCGCAGAAGCATCGGCGTCATCTTTCAAGATTTCAAATTACTCCAGAAAAAAACCGTGCGAGAGAATGTCGCTTTTGCTATGGAAGTTTGTGGATATGATGACAATACGATTCAAAAGCGCGTTCCTGAAGTTCTTTCTCAGGTTGGACTCCTTCAGAAAAAAGATAAATTCATCGAATCACTCTCAGGAGGAGAACTCCAACGAACTGCGATTGCGCGTGCACTCATCCACAATCCAGATATTATTATCGGTGATGAGCCGACGGGAAATCTCGATCCGAAAAATGCAGAAGAAATCATAACACTTCTCAAGCAACTGAATGAAGAAGGAAAAACAGTAATCATTGCAACACACGATGATAGACTCGTCGACAAAATGCAAAAACGAGT